A DNA window from Eremothecium cymbalariae DBVPG#7215 chromosome 3, complete sequence contains the following coding sequences:
- the CDC43 gene encoding protein geranylgeranyltransferase type I subunit CDC43 (similar to Ashbya gossypii AGR384C) — protein MELLVQKHLKFIGRHLTLLPSFHQRHDPNKIAIVYYSIVGSNCLGQDIISKYGGSTTWLTTLYKSLALSDGTRISGFLGSGTMDVGLIPTIHLPSSLFAILVLLSLNAHEFFDSTLDKESLCNFIGKCQLSNGSFVSTLDVKNDGSTSATDSNDLRYCYIALSLLTIMGCKTQGDFGKYICVEKLLQFIETKRCTGGAFGDYNEPHAGYTNCALSSLKLLDKLDILSDAFKHDTIDWLVHRQVSIFDKVPLPEDSENYFAEDHGGFQGRENKYADTCYAFWCLNSLNILESMSLVDNLKLKEYLLFKTQNMLIGGFAKNNEDDPDIYHTFLGIAALSLIDGTFDGILCITEEVRKHWFG, from the coding sequence ATGGAATTGCTAGTTCAGAAACACTTAAAGTTTATCGGACGCCACCTAACACTCCTTCCATCTTTCCATCAGAGGCATGATCCTAACAAGATTGCAATCGTATACTATTCTATTGTGGGAAGTAATTGCCTTGGTCAGGatataatttcaaaatacgGTGGCAGTACAACATGGTTGACTACTCTTTACAAATCTTTGGCTTTAAGCGATGGGACCAGAATTTCAGGATTTTTGGGTAGCGGTACAATGGACGTTGGGCTTATTCCTACAATCCACTTACCGAGCAGCCTGTTTGCAATCCTTGTACTATTGTCCCTTAATGCTCATGAATTCTTCGACTCCACCCTTGATAAAGAATCATTGTGTAATTTCATTGGGAAATGTCAATTGAGTAATGGTTCATTCGTGTCTACGTTGGATGTTAAGAATGATGGGTCTACATCTGCAACAGATTCGAATGATCTAAGATACTGCTACATTGCATTATCCCTACTTACAATCATGGGTTGCAAAACACAAGGAGACTTCGGGAAATATATTTGCGTTGAGAAACTGCTACAATTTATAGAGACTAAACGTTGCACAGGAGGTGCGTTTGGAGACTACAATGAACCTCATGCTGGCTATACTAACTGCGCCCTGTCTTCGTTGAAGTTGTTAGACAAGCTAGATATTTTAAGTGATGCCTTCAAACACGATACAATCGATTGGCTTGTACATAGGCAGGTGtccatttttgataaagtcCCATTGCCTGAAGATAGCGAGAATTATTTTGCAGAAGATCATGGCGGTTTTCAAGGCAGGGAGAACAAATATGCTGATACATGCTACGCCTTCTGGTGCTTAAACtcattgaatattttagaaTCCATGTCACTTGTCGATAACctaaaattgaaagaatATCTTTTATTCAAAACTCAGAATATGCTAATTGGTGGTTTTGCCAAGAATAATGAGGACGACCCTGACATCTACCATACTTTCCTTGGAATTGCAGCATTGAGCTTAATTGATGGCACATTCGATGGTATATTATGCATTACTGAAGAAGTGCGTAAACACTGGTTCGGTTAA
- the HEM25 gene encoding Hem25p (similar to Ashbya gossypii AGR383W), which produces MSKDSTDTSSHLIGGLLAGLATVVVLQPFDLLKTRVQQNQHATLTETVKGLNSIFELWRGTVPSGFRTSLGSAMYVTTLDFTRKTIAAGSHNSQNKSSILPKLSMHQNLLAGSFSRALVGFITMPITIIKVRYESTVYQYSSLMGAVKSIYKTEGLNGFFRGFYATALRDAPYAGIYVLLYEKAKETLPRILPSAILEVDHSNILKTYSSAIINVTGAVFAACTGSALTAPFDTIKTRMQLEPDKFSGFIQTLRYIVTKEKIRVLFRGLGLRLTRKALGAGIGWTVYEELIKTL; this is translated from the coding sequence ATGTCAAAAGATTCTACAGATACTAGTTCACATTTAATTGGTGGACTTTTAGCGGGGCTGGCCACAGTAGTTGTGCTACAACCCTTCGATTTGCTGAAAACTCGCGTGCAGCAGAATCAACATGCAACTCTTACGGAAACAGTTAAAGGCCTCaattcaatttttgaattgtGGAGAGGTACAGTGCCATCAGGGTTTAGAACCTCTCTAGGTAGTGCGATGTATGTTACGACATTAGATTTTACTAGAAAGACTATAGCTGCAGGAAGTCATAATTCCCAAAATAAAAGTAGCATTTTGCCAAAACTTTCTATGCATCAAAATTTACTTGCAGGTTCCTTTTCCAGAGCACTTGTTGGCTTCATTACTATGCCAATTACTATAATTAAGGTTCGATATGAATCTACAGTTTACCAATATTCTAGTCTGATGGGTGCAGTTAAAAGCATATATAAAACGGAAGGTCTCAACGGTTTTTTTAGAGGGTTTTATGCAACTGCATTGAGAGATGCACCATATGCAGGAATTTATGTTCTGCTCTATGAAAAGGCAAAAGAAACCTTACCGCGGATATTACCAAGTGCAATTCTAGAAGTTGACCATTCCAACATACTGAAAACTTATTCATCTGCAATCATAAATGTTACCGGCGCTGTATTCGCGGCATGTACGGGTTCAGCACTAACTGCACCATTCGATACCATTAAAACTCGGATGCAGCTAGAGCCAGATAAATTCTCAGGGTTTATCCAGACTCTTCGTTATATCGTGACCAAGGAAAAGATACGGGTATTATTCAGAGGTTTGGGCTTACGTTTGACCCGAAAAGCTTTAGGAGCAGGCATTGGTTGGACCGtttatgaagaattgattAAAACATTATGa
- the LYS5 gene encoding holo-[acyl-carrier-protein] synthase (similar to Ashbya gossypii AGR382W): MNCSVSDSKSLLISINVNDGFLQDDFCFEVAMRLLPTTVQNEILKKKRFMRPTALGSQLLLLYGCSRILGCSWRELKFSKSKFGKPFLVHHDNVAFSMSNGGGNVIIYITKGEEVQGGVGIDIASTTDCINWEFEYLNDLKTVFSQSEVECLRSTSFDVRDELFTYYWSLKEAYIKYIGEGLNADLALVNLGSLKPLMKSEHRTFTKFINGKSVQFRSHWYDDCHIISICYKLKEPALDVKYVSLESISLSLIIDKLSNFG; this comes from the coding sequence ATGAACTGTTCAGTATCCGATAGTAAATCTCTTCTAATTAGTATTAACGTTAATGATGGGTTTTTGCAGGATGACTTCTgctttgaagttgcaaTGAGGCTGTTACCCACAACTGTccaaaatgaaatattgaaaaagaagagatTCATGCGACCCACAGCATTGGGCAGCCAACTTCTACTGTTATATGGCTGTTCAAGAATATTAGGATGTTCATGGCGGGAGCTGAAGTTCTCAAAATCTAAGTTTGGGAAACCTTTCCTAGTTCATCATGACAACGTAGCTTTCAGCATGTCTAATGGTGGAGGTAATGTAATCATTTATATAACCAAGGGAGAAGAGGTACAAGGAGGGGTAGGTATAGATATTGCTTCCACAACTGACTGTATTAATTGGGAATTTGAGTATTTAAACGATTTAAAAACCGTGTTCTCTCAGAGCGAAGTAGAATGCCTACGAAGTACATCATTTGATGTGCGGGATGAACTATTTACATATTACTGGTCACTAAAGGAGGCATACATCAAGTATATAGGTGAGGGTCTTAACGCCGATCTTGCATTAGTCAACCTGGGATCATTAAAACCACTAATGAAATCCGAGCATAGAACGTTTACCAAATTCATAAATGGAAAGTCTGTTCAATTCCGGTCACACTGGTACGACGATTGTCATATTATATCAATATGCTATAAGCTGAAGGAACCCGCGCTTGACGTAAAGTACGTATCATTAGAATCTATCTCGTTGAGTCTCATCATAGATAAACTTTCTAATTTTGGTTAA
- the PEX14 gene encoding Pex14p (similar to Ashbya gossypii AGR381C) produces MEIPDSIPADRVELFESAVRFLGEPTVQNSPLTKKVEFLQKKGLSEQEIQHALKYSENVSAKSSSELQSGNSVASVPMNDSWYDAVPPPLPRRDWKDYFIMATTTVGLCYGIYEVTRRYVVPQLLPESKSKLEEDKQHIDQHFEKVDKLLEKFEQEQEEFRNQQVEKLKELDATIIKLQGALEDTTKTRSNINFEFRDLKLQVTELSKKIEEFKHNRESSTQLAGLHSDMESLKRLIKNSTFANGGSSLNNSSAPNGVPSAASIPSASEILAKMKPNVKKDEQHVEKYAAPVWKAGRMHNTSSPSLAAIPDWQKAAVSSKEQSPVNNAPNDVSDESSREDFAT; encoded by the coding sequence ATGGAAATACCTGATAGTATTCCTGCAGATAGGGTAGAACTGTTTGAATCGGCAGTTCGGTTTTTGGGTGAACCCACGGTACAAAACTCTCCTCTGACTAAGAAAGTTGAGTTTCTTCAGAAGAAAGGCTTATCCGAACAAGAAATCCAACAtgctttaaaatattctgaGAATGTTTCAGCAAAGTCTAGCTCTGAGTTGCAGAGTGGAAATAGTGTTGCATCTGTGCCTATGAATGATTCGTGGTATGATGCTGTTCCTCCTCCTTTGCCAAGACGTGACTGGAAagattattttattatggCCACGACCACTGTAGGCCTATGTTATGGTATATACGAAGTGACTAGGAGGTATGTGGTTCCGCAACTTCTTCCAGAATCCAAAAGTAAGTTAGAGGAGGACAAACAGCACATTGACCAGCACTTTGAGAAAGTTGATAAGTTGTTGGAGAAGTTTGagcaggagcaggaggaaTTTAGAAACCAGCAGGTTGAAAAACTAAAGGAATTGGATGCTACAATAATTAAGTTGCAAGGAGCGCTTGAAGACACCACGAAAACGAGAAGCAACatcaattttgaatttagaGACTTGAAGCTGCAAGTTACTGAATTAtcaaagaaaatagaaGAATTCAAACATAACCGTGAAAGTAGTACGCAGTTGGCCGGCCTTCATAGTGATATGGAATCCTTGAAAAGACTAATCAAGAATAGTACGTTCGCCAACGGTGGTAGTTCTTTAAACAACTCGTCAGCTCCAAATGGTGTACCCTCCGCCGCTTCAATTCCATCTGCTTCTGAAATATTGGCTAAAATGAAGCCAAACGTTAAAAAAGACGAACAACATGTAGAAAAATATGCTGCCCCTGTATGGAAAGCAGGTAGAATGCATAATACTTCCTCTCCGTCCCTGGCAGCGATTCCTGACTGGCAGAAAGCAGCAGTTTCCTCAAAAGAACAATCACCGGTTAATAATGCCCCCAACGATGTATCAGACGAATCTTCTCGGGAAGACTTCGCTACCTAG
- the NUT1 gene encoding Nut1p (similar to Ashbya gossypii AGR380C): MVREVDSICKLITNCASRHVSPKQFTNFYNMFFNEQYDSVIESQGDNEAKPPIEPVYEAISQGLLKVLNDGKYNLVADYVVEIVFVNYNSELLKIFLPKLHLVKNQLVLIHFFSRSTGFMRNLTNKLISDQISNDIYSDILPSILSFNFSELGDELITIITKFLHTVLKISESPAKIQDENIRNNGNLLLQRLSKCNKLLYKRLFNDLDPKFQAGEPSSSVGTFALPPSTIPSPSVTSPKYESITVGVTKQPSLAPNELKYQDVKLTRYYKNLWLNNKIHYFTVSDPDFLNKYESIGELTKTSGSPQIERSSQTNVADLIETTFTCFAQFVSNKLYHQLNSNFSLLERKWTIFITKQLPLIIKQSIPNEPQLVLHALENIDDKVVKAIKSYNTEKDEVKNRTEDLFDDYPVNNLDIRHEFLKNLIMLGLQPPNVLNEYLREDQMVDLKSLVTSEHLVIENSQCVKESILDIKGFMKRSIETLDFESMFDDSNQLVIGTDNGLLQLAHNLESVAPTKQQEISNIIYDVLRKAVEDFDHKSISKILTLLTLNIGHLLTNILCFIGPEKLLGPVVTFIDVIWEPNGNKLNDVISEDSEFENLSAFMAYTLSMAFIIHMVKTYNVNLESLVEIPSKSTVLNFISKLGDIQETFSDEGNPDASKNMLQLWLRDLFINNSISDPLMKTADVKVLGTMIPFIFKQSLVNVETGLISDVSNFVNGFEYFLQPFMSIGLLNIFFWLEQHLISLKTDDSFLQIGGKIFDLLNAIIAPKGMNPDAKAVHYVILKLNCINLLKELKSFQVSNESNYGMYSSQYQQDPKLDSLISKLESVAQSSNIYDIDPRITTATGNSYSQKQISYNKLTMTSDLPINKIMTNQINSFWNLHSSTYYNFDYLLELTNLVTPAQFLHDVFESLKYKVSTYGIPGSVNRPPATALDHVLSYLFYFMVLRDIKNPEEKSALLEYLETGKFSSAIIRNKIKTDSSSILGSSAPQADNKSDQDPVDAADEDFDMLFGESFSGLPDESQKPNDIKHESGLKDENSETLEPRVSLVRLTESFGFAYFMMMKDTKEAYDAGQETEPRYENFINLYNRYVETLKISVI, translated from the coding sequence ATGGTAAGAGAAGTGGATTCTATCTGTAAACTGATAACCAACTGTGCATCGAGACATGTCTCTCCCAAGCAATTCACCAACTTTTACAATATGTTCTTTAATGAACAATACGACTCAGTAATAGAGAGTCAAGGTGACAATGAGGCTAAACCACCCATAGAGCCAGTGTATGAAGCTATATCTCAAGGGTTATTGAAAGTTCTTAACGATGGAAAGTATAACTTGGTCGCAGATTATGTAGTTGAGATTGTTTTTGTCAATTACAATTCCgaattattgaagattttcCTTCCAAAGTTGCATCTAGTGAAAAATCAACTTGTTTTAATTCACTTTTTCTCCAGGTCTACAGGCTTTATGAGAAACCTCACCAATAAACTCATATCTGATCAAATCagtaatgatatatattccgATATTTTACCTTCCATTTTGAGCTTCAATTTCAGTGAATTGGGTGATGAACTGATTACCATAATCACAAAGTTTCTGCATACAGTACTGAAGATCTCTGAGTCTCCAGCCAAGATTCAAGATGAGAATATTAGAAACAATGGGAATTTATTACTTCAGAGACTTTCTAAGTGCAATAAACTGCTATACAAGAGACTTTTCAATGATCTGGACCCCAAATTTCAAGCCGGTGAGCCGTCCTCATCAGTTGGCACTTTTGCATTACCACCTAGTACAATACCGTCGCCTTCTGTGACGTCTCCCAAGTATGAATCAATAACAGTTGGTGTGACAAAACAACCTTCGTTGGCTCCTAATGAGTTGAAATACCAGGATGTCAAATTGACGCGTTATTACAAGAATCTTTGGTTGAATAACAAGATACATTATTTTACTGTTTCCGATCCGGACTTCCTAAACAAATATGAATCAATTGGAGAGCTAACAAAGACAAGTGGTTCTCCACAAATCGAACGTTCTTCCCAAACAAACGTCGCAGATTTGATTGAAACTACGTTTACTTGTTTTGCCCAATTCGTAAGCAACAAGTTGTATCATCAGTTGAATTCTAACTTTTCGTTGTTGGAGCGTAAATGGACGATCTTCATTACCAAGCAATTACCACTGATAATTAAGCAGTCTATCCCCAATGAGCCACAATTGGTACTGCACGCTTTAGAAAACATTGATGATAAGGTCGTTAAAGCTATTAAATCGTACAATACAGAAAAGGATGAAGTTAAAAACCGTACAGAAGACTTATTTGATGATTACCCTGTGAACAATCTTGATATTAGACACGAGTTTctaaagaatttgataatgtTAGGTTTACAACCACCAAATGTATTAAATGAATATCTGAGAGAAGATCAAATGGTCGACTTGAAGTCTTTAGTAACCTCTGAGCACTTGGTTATCGAAAACAGTCAATGTGTTAAGGAATCGATTCTTGATATTAAAGGCTTTATGAAAAGATCGATCGAAACATTAGATTTTGAGTCTATGTTTGATGATAGTAATCAACTTGTTATTGGTACTGATAATGGCTTACTTCAGCTTGCACATAATTTAGAATCTGTCGCTCCTACAAAGCAGCAAGagatttcaaatattatttatgatGTTTTGCGTAAAGCAGTTGAAGACTTTGATCATAAGtcaatatccaaaattttgaCACTGCTAACTTTGAACATTGGCCACTTGTTGACTAACATACTGTGTTTTATTGGTCCGGAAAAACTTTTGGGCCCTGTTGTTACATTTATTGATGTTATATGGGAACCTAACGGCAACAAGTTAAACGACGTTATATCTGAAGAttctgaatttgaaaacctAAGCGCATTCATGGCTTATACTCTTTCAATGGCGTTCATCATTCATATGGTGAAGACGTATAATGTAAATTTGGAATCTTTGGTAGAGATTCCTTCGAAATCCACTGTGCTGAACTTTATCTCAAAATTGGGAGACATTCAAGAAACTTTCAGCGATGAAGGAAACCCTGATGCATCTAAAAATATGCTACAGTTATGGCTGCGTGACTTGTTCATCAATAATTCTATCTCAGATCCGTTGATGAAAACTGCGGATGTAAAAGTACTGGGCACCATGATACcattcatctttaaacaaAGTTTAGTTAATGTTGAAACAGGTTTAATAAGTGATGTTTCCAACTTTGTAAATggatttgaatatttccTACAACCGTTTATGTCAATAGGTTTGCTTAACATTTTCTTCTGGTTGGAACAGCATTTAATCTCATTAAAAACCGATGattcttttttgcaaattgGTGGCAAGATTTTTGACCTTCTTAATGCTATTATTGCACCAAAGGGTATGAACCCAGATGCAAAAGCGGTCCATTACGTAATTCTAAAGCTGAATTGCATTAATTTGttaaaagaattgaaatctTTTCAGGTTTCTAATGAATCTAATTACGGGATGTATTCGTCTCAATATCAACAGGATCCAAAATTAGATTCTCTAATATCTAAATTGGAGTCTGTGGCACAATCTTCTAATATCTATGATATAGATCCAAGAATAACCACTGCAACTGGAAACAGTTATTCGCAGAAACAGATAAGTTATAATAAACTTACAATGACAAGTGACCTTCCAATAAACAAAATCATGACCAACCAAATAAATTCATTTTGGAATCTACACAGCAGCACTTATTATAACTTTGATTATTTGCTTGAATTGACTAATTTGGTTACCCCAGCACAATTTCTTCACGATGTCTTTGAATCCTTAAAATATAAAGTGTCAACATACGGCATACCTGGGTCTGTTAATAGACCACCTGCTACAGCTCTCGATCATGTATTATCTTAcctgttttattttatggTATTGagagatattaaaaatccAGAGGAAAAGAGCGCACTGTTAGAATACCTAGAAACTGGCAAGTTTTCTAGTGCTATAATCCGGAACAAGATAAAAACTGATTCTTCGTCTATCTTAGGGTCTTCCGCACCTCAAGCAGATAATAAAAGTGATCAAGATCCTGT